GTGCATTGCCATTCCCAGTGCTTTCAACCTCTTTCTCATTGCGAAAAGGGAAGACAAAGTCAGTCCCCGTGCTTGGTGCCAAAGGTGTACTACTGTCCTGGAAAGGCTTTTGCATTGCTGGGATATTAGTGAGTTGGCTAGCATAAGCCTCTGAAATTACAGTGCTCGTACCATTATTGGTTCCCTGAGTAATTCCAACCTCCTTACCATTGCCAAAAGGAACTCCTGTCTTTACCACCAACGGTGCATTGCCATTCCCAATACTTTCAACCTCTTTCTCATTGCGAAAAGGGAAGACAAAATCAATCCCCGTGTTTGGTGCCAAAGGTGTATTACTGTCCTGGAAAGGCTTTTGCAGTGCTGGGATATTTCTGAGTTGGCTACCACAAGCCTCTGAAATTAAAGTGCTCGAAATGCTCGTACCATTATTTGGACCCCAAGTAATTCCAACCTCCTTCCCATTGCCAAAAGGAATTCCTGTATTTACCACCAACGGTGCATTGCCATTCCCAGTACTTTCAACCTCTTTCTCATTGCGAAAAGGGAAGACAAAATTCCCCGTGTTTAGTGCCAAAGGTATACTGTCCTGGGAAGACTGTGAGGCCTTAAGTTTATCCAATGCAGCATAAAGCCTGAATTTGGACTTTATGATCTCCAAGATAGCGGTTCCTGACTCAGAATTACCTGGATAACAGTgtaaaggaaaaacaaatcaCACCACTCACGCCATATCAACTTGCATTATAGGAAAAAGAGAACATGTCGCAAACTCCGTGAACTAACAAACATTTAAGCAAAGTGACAAACCTTCAGATACCCTTGCCTTCTTACAAAGATGGAATTGCACCATTCACCTCAAACATCTCATTAAGTATAACATGACTACATGAGAGAACCAATTTTCCCTGAATAATAGGGACAAGGCTTTATTGAGAACACTGATCAGTATATAAGCAGTTTTTTCCGCATCTGGAGAAAAGCAGAATTGTTGACTTCCCTTGAAATTCAAGATCGGGTAACTAGGCCCCCCCTTGTGTAAAAATGCTAAGACTGGTGAACATAGAATCTAGAACATATTTATTGCACTGACTGTAAAAACAAAGGGAGAATAAATTACCATGAAATAGAGAGCCATCTCCAAAGTACTCCCAAAGCCCAGCTCTTATATCATATTGAAAGCAAtggacaaaaagaaaagaataagctAAAAAGAGTGTCTGAGGCCGAATGGGAGAGAATAAAAGTTTAGGGGTTGCTGCCTCAGTCACTAGCATTTTTACTAGCTTACATCAAAAAGTATGAAAACAATTTAATCAACATGGATAATGACAAACATATGTTACCTGTACCATCAAAGATGCCCTTTCTATTTAGACAAAGGACCTGAACTCAGCTCTCCGTCGATAATTTTGGGAAAGAGGTTATATATTGTTTCTGTCACAAAGCTTAGGAGTTGGTGGATTTCCCAATATTTCACTATCAGGTGGCAAGAGAATTTGGAGAATTGGGGTCTGTTGCTTACCATGGGGTCCTTGTTTATCAAGGCAACCCACTATGAGGTGGCAAGAGAATTTGGAGAATTGGGGTTTGTTGCTTACCATGGGGTCCTTGTTCATCAATCATAAGCAAGCATATGTGCCTCCACTAAATTCAAGGCAACCCTCTTACACCTGTCTATGGCGGGAGTAAAACTACAGTATGTCTGGAGAGATAAGAGTTGTCAATACAGCTACTGAAAGGCAAATCAAGCACGCTCTTTCCATTTTGGAGAAAGGGAATTTTTTGTGAACCATGCCTTAGTATTAACGCTTGTAGATATTATGGAGCACTCTCTTTGGGAAAGGATTTGCAGCTTCTTTGTGTGTAACCCACGCAGAAATCAGGCTCCTTTTAACATTTTTCCCAATACAGATATCTTGTTTACCCagacaaaaagggaaaagaagatgcaaaaataacacCTGAGAAATGAAGCTTTTATGAAAACTAGCTGTTCGGCACACCCATTCCATCACCACCATTGTTCTTTCGCCAATCAAAATAACCAAATAAATTTGCCATTGAAGTTCTGAACTCTATACGTTTTGTTGGTGATCTACTGTGGCCGGTACATACGTTTCATTTTGATCTCATGTAATTAGTTGAGGGCGTCTGCTTCCATCCTAACCTAATAAATGCTTTCCCCAAGTGTGGACCCTATATTTACGTGATCTTTATCAAAAGTTGGTTCTTTTCAATTTGCTAGACTAGATCTGCTCCTTGGTGTCTTTTTTATTGCCCATGTCAATTATACCCATTCAATCACCAACATTGATAGAGTATTATGTACATCAATTGACTCTATCATAAACAATTCTTTTCGATTTGCTGCAGATACTCTTTGACTTGTCGATGTTGTTCTGTCTATACCAAATAACCAACCAAATAAAGTTGTAGTATAAATGGCAACCAATTTTTTCCCTCAAAATTGTTTATTCTTATTTTCCTAGATTTGCACTATGATGTCATCTGCCATTGACATTTTCCTTCATCCTTACTTGATAAATATTTTGAGACCATTTTATGCTTACAAATCTGCTAATGCATTCGTTCAATGAATTTGATTGGGTGACGTAGCCAAATGATAGGCAAAGGATGCACATAGGTTTTCTACCACAATATAGTAGGCCACGAAGATACAAAGTTCAGGGAAACACAAGCTGTAGGTGACTACATATTTATGTGGTGGTGGTAAACACTTCTGGATTTCTTATTGCTTATGATTGGGCCATCTATGATCTACCGGCTGCAATTTAAACAATTTATTGTTAGAAAAAGTGGAAATAGGAGAGCAATGGAAAAAGATTCAAATGCTCTTGCTGCGATTGTACACAAGTAAAGATAAAGAAGTGAAGACAATGATACATAAACAAATAGTACACATCAGTTTAAACTTATGAAGAGAAATACGAGCACAAAAAGATTCTCTAGCTATTTTTGGATGATTGGTCAATAAACTTGCAAATAAGAATTAAGAAATGATTACCAAAAATTGATAGGATAACAGCACGTGCTGCCAATTGCTCAGCTTCTTTCTTGCTTCTTCCTACTTCACCCGTATAATTAACACCATTGAATACCAAAGAAGATATAAAAACTGGAAGCAACCCCTTTGGCTGAATCGTGGACCTCGTGGTATAAGTAGGCTTCTCTAGATTCATCTTCGTTGCATATTCATTGAGGATAGACTTGCAAAAGACTGTATCCTGGATGatcggaaaaggaaaaagactcTGAAGATggccaaaaaaggaaagaatttgAATGTCACAGAAATGGATAACTAAGAGAAAAACATGAGTCTACTTAGCAccaaaaagtaaaattaaatttACTCGTACCTCCATTTCATTCTTCCTTACTATTACAAGtttaaaacaacaaaatcaaggAACATAAGATATAAAAGGGTTTAAATACAACATGGGAACTCATATTGAAGTTGTCAACGAAGAAAAAAGCAGGAGCAAGCTTATGTTGTAAGCACCAGGATTTACTAACAGATTCCTAAGTTGATTGTAAATTTCCAACCAGACATTGACCTCAACACTATAAATAAGTAGCATGCGTCATAAGTAAAGTAGGAAAATTGATATGCACTTAACTTAATATTGGAAGCAGGCTTACGACAACATGGGTTCATCATTATCTCCCGTTCTCCCTACAAGTTTCACCATGTGACTGCGcccgcccaaaaaaaaaaacccactaaaGATATCTACAAAGCATTGAACCGCACAAGCATGACTCTTAAATGCCTGATAGGAACGGTGAAATGGGCAAATGGCAACAACAACAATGAGCTAAATCATGAAATTCAGCGCCATAGACAAACATTCAAGGTGCTTAAAAACAGAATATGATCATAATATTAAGGACATCACAAGTAAGGGCCATGCAGTGGGCTATGTTCCAAGTTTAAACAGACTCAAGCCAGAATGTCGAGAAGAGGTATGTGTCAATGTGTCGGATTCATCTACTTTCGCAGTAAAGGACACAGCAAAACTGCAATAATATTCATACTTTCAGTCCAGATACTTCATCAAATTTCTAATGTAATTAAGTGTACAAGGTGCAAAGACCATTTCATGCATAAAAtgagtttctttctttcttttcttttcttttctttctttttttgatccccATACCATGAGTTTCATGCACAAGTCTGTGGCAAACTGGAGTACTTTATATGCTTTCTAGGTAAGCGACTAAGCGCCCAGCTAAAAATATTGGACATGTATGTCAAACATTTTTCCAAGTGTCGAGTGTCTGATGGGGTACTTTTCCAACATTTTGTGGAGTCCATATAACCTGGCTATGATCTGGTTTGACCAAGGGTCCAGCACCTGTTTGCATTTTCAAAAGGGTTTCTGACATGTAGGTTTCTCCAATCTTATCACATAATAGTTGTAAATGCTAGAAGAAAGAACATCATAATAAGTCAAGTAAACTATAATCCACAAGATATAAAATCCTCAAGCCACCAAATCAATAACTTAACTTCTGAATTGAACTGTATAAGTACATCTTGCAACAAAAATCCAATTGGTACACCAGTATGTTAAAGTAAAATCCAACTTAGTAAGTTGGAAGCAAGAATCATGCATGCCACATACCTCACGAATAATAGGATATccttcttcttttatcttttgaGTTAAACTAGCCAATGCGACGCTGGCAACATCTTGCTCTGCGGCTTTGCGATTGGAAAAAGTGTTTGGAGATGTAATGTATGTTCCATCCACAAAGACAGTAGACCTAAACATAGGTGGACGTTGAGCACCTTCATTAATTGTTTGATATATTGGGATGGGTAAGCCGGATCTTTGAGCATACTCTTGCAAACGGTTTTTCCATAGAAAGTGTTCAGGGACATCTagtgaaataaaggaaaatatgTTAGCACACAATCCCATTTGGGAGTTCCTAATGCAAACATGCAATTCGGTAATTAATATCAGATACCGTTGTCAAACATGAAAGTATAACTTGAAAAGGAAAGCGAGTAAAAGTAATCAAAGTCTAATACATCTATACAACAAAAAGGAGCAGTTTCTCAAAATGTAAGAGATAATTGTCCTTGTTAAGTTACCCTTCTCTGGTACCCAGCTCTGCTTTCTAATCCAGCAGTTTCCCAAAATGCAAGAGATAATTGTCCTTGTTAAGTTACCCATCTCTGGTACCCAGTTCTGCTATCTatcagtctttttttttaatcctcatATCTAACAGTCATATGGGTCGTTTTCAAGGAAACATGTCAAGCATTGTTAAGTAGTGAATTATTAAAGGCAAAACATCAAGCATTGAGCAGTTTCAAAATGGAATTACCTTGCAGACAAGATAGCTCAGTTTTTAATGGCAATCATGGTTAACTCTAGCCTTCAAAAAGTCCACTATCAACACATTTATAACTTCTTGGAAGGTATAAGGCCAAGCAAACATGAGGGATTTTTTTGCCCTCCCCAAATAGAAACTTGTAGTAAACCCGCCTAGCCAACACCTAGGTTTGTTTGAACacatgaaattaaaaagaaaagaatattcAAGAAATAGTTTTGTTCATCGTGGGAGCTCTTATGGAGGTTATAATTGTTCCATCTTAAGACCAGTCTCTGTATATCAAACCGCTGGTTAAGAGCTTTCACAGATTATATATTAGGTTACTTGAGAACTAGTAGAAATTGGAAACCATTAGTAATGAGTGCTTTCATTTGTATTCATTAGGTTGTCACAGAGtgaatcgaatcgtgaatcggAATGGCCTCCTTTGGATCGTGAATAGTAAAAGATTTGACCATAATAGGAACATATATAAGTGTACATAGATATCACAGATTCATCATAAAAATGAAATCTTAACCTTAATACAATAAGAAGTATGTTTTTAACAATGACTATATAGCCTAGTAGGTTAGAAACTTGCTTATATGGCAACATGGGTGGGTTGGTTTGAGGGAGCCCTAACGCTAACTATGATTTAGAGGATACAAGAATGAAGGAGATCGATTTGTCAAACTTTGAGCTCATGTAGGAGATTATACACAATCATattcacaaattaaaataacaacATTTTAGAGACGTTGAGCCCATTTATTGACTCATATGATAATTAACTATAGAAATCTCACCAAACTAATAGTAGTTAATTCATGAGAACAAGGTACCTTAGCCTTAAACACATCTCATATGATTATTATAATCTTTgagaaaaacacaaaatgaaAAGGGTTAACAACATGCTCCGGGTAAGAAGAAACATTCTAATCACCAATGATCAGCAAATTTTGTATGGAATATATAACTTTTCCGAACTTAACACTCTATGAAGTTACATTCTTGTTTTTCTAGGAAAAAATGAAGGTAAAAGTGGTTTCATATACGCGAGTGCAACTGTTATATTTGCACGAATCGAATCATGAATCATCCGGATCATCATCAATTCTAACTATACTATGTTTTACCTGTAGATTCGTATCGTTTTTGCATGAATTGTGGATCGAGTCGGGAACCACGCgattctcttaattttttaggcCACTTGAGGACTCTCTAAATTTAAGATCATTGACATAGACTCTCATTTATTTACTTTCCTTATTTGGGATATAGATGAAGAAAAACAGCTTTTATGCTCCTTATTACTTTCAAGAGATTCCTTGTTCTTCGTGCATTAAACCAACTAAACCACACGAGTTGCAAACGAGAGAAAAAGTAAAAGCTTAAGAACCCACACGGAGACAATgtcttcaaatttaaattttatgttCATTCTTTTAGATCTAATTCCTCCAAacaaggagaagaaaaaaaaagccataGCTATTGGAGGACCTAGCAAGCCCTCTTGAATTACCGTAACCCACCCAATTAAAAAGTTATTCACCTTATGCCAGGCGATTAAACTCTTTCCCTCATTGCTCCACAAATTGAAACATCATACCAATCATTTCCCAGTAAGCTTATATATACTATAGCATTATACATCTACTGACTTTATgacaaacaaatattttttgtacaaaccaaaaaattaagCTATCATTTGGAGTGCGATAAGCGGGCCTATAGGAGACAATATAAATATATCTACACAGTTGAAGATATATTGCCCCGTCATGTGGTATGGTCCATCCCCTTGGCGCCCCCAATGGTGGAACTTGTTTTACCATAGTAAATGAGATTATATGCAAATCCTAATCCTGGAAATTAAATAGACCTAGAATGCTATCTCTTCCCTCCACAAAAACGGATAGTAAAACCTAGTTAACATCTAAAAGGTGAATGCACGGGTGAGATGTTTTAAGGCAGGTGGAAGCCTCAAGGCATAAGCATTATAGAACTTAAATTCATATAAAACTATCtcgaaattttgaaaaatagaaccataactttgtttggttgttatttgttagttttgatataatatttttgagataaaaaagttttataggtttgtgtattttttcgtcttcagtcaatttttttttcatattttaacaacctcttttacttttgatttttgaatagaggtacactatatacatccaaaaagtaaaaaaagaagaagttaatcTGATAAAAAATAACTGAAGACGAAAAAACACAAATGACGAAACAGTCAAAAAATTTGTTCGGAGAGAATATTTCCGagaggagaaccaaacaaaaaattctaaataaaatatatacagAAACTCCTCTAAGCCTAGTAATGCATGTTTAACACATGTAAGCTAAAGATATATGAGTATCTATCATTTAGCTCCTAGTAAAACATACATGTATTTGTATGACGCCAGTCACTCTTCCCTCTTGTATCTCTCTAAACTTCTTTCTGAATTTATTTCTATAAAGTATCGAATAGATCCTACATCATTTCAACGAGAGGGGGTAGAAAGGGAGTGAAGAACTATAGCTCATTTTGTTCCAAAGAAGCCTACCCCTCACCCGAAATGCATGAAAGTGTGCAAAAGCCGCACCTTAGACCCCTACAGACAATGCCTACACATTTGGGAGGTGAAGCACAAATTCAATGCCGCGATGCGTTTAGTGGTGGCCTTGCCTTTAAACATGCAGCAACAAAAGCattttaaaaaccaaaaaagacaCAGAAATAAACAAACCACAGCAAATATATAACTCAAAACCAGAATGAAACAGCCCAAattagacttactttcctaaaaaaaaaaaactctactaATGTTTTGGCtgaataagccacttggcttatttttttgtctttatgtaaaaaaattgtgatccaaactctctttttttttttaataaagccttttttttttttgctttttggctgatttttgtttttatttaaaaaatgtgaAGTTTTGAGCAtaacttttgtttttacttttccgattaaCAACAATAAGGTACCAAAATCTACCCAGTCAACCTGTTCCACTtagttttttgagtttttttttttttttatcttaattcAAATGTTTTTTGCGTTTGCTAGTTTTACGTCAAAGTTTTGTacattattgatttgtcttgcgagaggaataaaaaataaataaataaataattacttttatccaaaaaaatttagaaattacCAAGCTAAAGCCTTAAAAGCCCAACTTTTTTGAGCTTTTGGGGGCtatatcttggatattttaaaaatatttgaataaaagttatAGTTtgcaaaagtttgacacaagaCTAAGAAACgcgaaattatttttaaagataaaactcaaaaaactcACAAAAAAGCCAAGGCCCCGTTTCGCTAAggaaataagtaattattttttaaattaaatatgatgtattatgaaagaatgacatgtctcgtaaaacgaaaaataaatactcctcTCATCCCATattctttggattttttttatatttgtgtcGTTATATAAactcttatatcttttaatatgaatattcaaaaatatataatatgtaatatgaattttgtttgatagttctcaattagatttataatacaaaatttttaaaattatgaaaaatattataaattatgagatataagagtttaaagaatttttaaacTATGAGATATaaattatgaattttgtttgatagttctcaattagatttataatacaaaatttttaaaattatgaaaaatattataaattatgagatataagagtttaaagaatgacgcgaatatcaaaaaaatcaaagaaaatgcGACAGAGAgactaattaaaaaataagaaccttaggtAGACGAGGCTTAAGAAGAAGCGACGGAGCTTAGTAGGAAGAAGAACAAACCAACCGAAAACAGCCTAAGACATTAGATTCGCGATAAAATCCCTTTTCTCCCCTGCATTTTTTGAACAACCAAACAAATCGATCAAATAACATGGAAAAGTTGAAGCAGTCTTACTGGTTGAGGACTGAGGTGGTTGCTCCGTCGGAGCAAGTTCAGAAACACAAGCGGCGATGCTAAGCGACTGGCGACTAGTTTGTTCCGCCATGGTcggaagagagaggaagagaaccAGAGTGAATGAATTCACTCTATCTCTATGCCAGTCAGAACTAGGGTTTTCAACTTTCAACACTCCCCCTGTGTGAGTAGATATGGACACAGAAGTATTCGGAGTATCCGTCCGTACGtttggtactccctccgtctcaattaCCCATCGGTCTCACTTTAAATATTTTCATAGGAAAATTCctatattttcaaactctacgaaaatatattttctatatgttactttttttttacaccaaattaaaaaatatttttttcacgGCCAaattaatttggtgtaaaaaattatatatatatatatatagtttttttttttttaaggcttgAAAATATACGAATTCCACGGGGGACATTTACCATTTGAAATGGGATGAATGAAGTAGAGTTCTTAATTACTATAGATAATCGTGCATTTTGCACGCAAAAACTAATGCTCTCTCCGTGCTCATTTTTTGGTCTCTTGACTCTCTTTTAGGATTCCAACTTAATAAACACAATTATCAGTGGTGGTTTCAGAATTTATCTCACGTGGGGCACATTTTACTACTCCTTCCGTTCGGATTTAATTGTctccagttctattctaaccggctaaaaaatgagttatatctttgaatccgtaatgaatttcatatcgaatatgaatcttgtttaatagatttcgattagttctataatacaatgtttttgaaatctCGTAAagcattataaattgaaagatataatcgattgaaaaatggcacgagctccaaaaaaaaaccattaaatccggacagagggagtataatagtctaaagcaaaaatcaaaattaagagCAAAATCACAAACTATGGAGAATTAAATTGTAAATTTCAATTATTGAGCAAAAATCAAGTAAAGAAATGAAGGCCTAATTTTCCCAAACAATCAAAATGTATACAACGAACATTAAAAGGAAAGAATAAAATGGGGATGGAGGGGGGtatatttatgaattttttccCAGCTTACCCTCCGATTATCATCTTTTATTACTACTTTGTTTGTACTGCTAATATTAAAGGATGGATAAATAAGGAAATTTATTGAATATTGCTCATTTATTTTAAAAGTGGAATAAGTATTTTGGCATGTCAAGAAGTGATAATTGGAACTAATAAATGTGGATGGAGGGGTGtatatttatgaatttttttgaggaGTGATTTTCATACCCTTTAAAAGGGGAGTGCGGTTAACAATTTAAGGAGTGCGAATGTCAATTCTCATTTTTGCTAATAtc
This DNA window, taken from Rhododendron vialii isolate Sample 1 chromosome 8a, ASM3025357v1, encodes the following:
- the LOC131335615 gene encoding uncharacterized protein LOC131335615, which gives rise to MAEQTSRQSLSIAACVSELAPTEQPPQSSTNVPEHFLWKNRLQEYAQRSGLPIPIYQTINEGAQRPPMFRSTVFVDGTYITSPNTFSNRKAAEQDVASVALASLTQKIKEEGYPIIRESLFPFPIIQDTVFCKSILNEYATKMNLEKPTYTTRSTIQPKGLLPVFISSLVFNGVNYTGEVGRSKKEAEQLAARAVILSIFGNSESGTAILEIIKSKFRLYAALDKLKASQSSQDSIPLALNTGNFVFPFRNEKEVESTGNGNAPLVVNTGIPFGNGKEVGITWGPNNGTSISSTLISEACGSQLRNIPALQKPFQDSNTPLAPNTGIDFVFPFRNEKEVESIGNGNAPLVVKTGVPFGNGKEVGITQGTNNGTSTVISEAYASQLTNIPAMQKPFQDSSTPLAPSTGTDFVFPFRNEKEVESTGNGNALLMGNTGIPFGNGKEVGITQGVNNVTSNVISEAFAKLSNILAMQKPLHQCKKPKWEPSPVAFTPTAFVPPAMEQPLGVGPSSAKKRNRKNRKKRKKLQVACSCVAQQVAQNPVSG